Genomic DNA from Mycobacterium stomatepiae:
ATCCGCGCGAGCTGCTGGCGGATGCGCCGCGGGCGGTCGTCGTCACGATCTCCGACTTCGGCTGGACCGGGCGGTATGCCGACCGCGCCGCCAGCGAATTCACTTTGCAGGCCTGGGCGGGGTCGCCCGGTTTCCGCGGCGACCCGGCCGGTCCGCCGATCTCGATCGGCGGCGACCTGGGGGAGTACATGGGCGGGGTGTTCGCCGCGTTCGGCGCGCTGGCCGTGCGCCGCCGCGTCGAGCACGGCGGCCCCGGTGAGCATCTCGACCTGTCCATGCTCGAGGCGATGACGTTGATGCAGAGCAGCGAGTGGCTGCATTCGCAGCTACTGCGGGTGCCGCCGATCAGCCGCACCACCGAAGTCCCGTCGATCGAGCCGGCCAAGGACGGTTACGTCGGGATCACCATGGTCACCGGCCAGCAGTGGCTCGACTTCCTGGCGATGGTCGAGTGCCCGCAGCTAGAAGAGATTGAGCAGTTGCGTTTTCAGATCGGCCGTTGGGGCTATCGCGATCTGATCCGCGAGCAGATCGGGCCGTGGCTGGCGCAGCGGACCGTCGCCGAGGTCGTCGAACTCGGCCAGCTGTTCCGGCTGCCGATCGCGGCGCTGGGCAACGGCGCCACGATCCGTGAGATGGAATACGCGACCGAACGCAGGGTATTCCGGCCAAACCCCGCCGGTTTTCATCAGCCCCGCCCGCCGTGGCTGATGTCGGCGTGCGCGGCGCCTCCGGTCGGCGATACCGTCGCCCCGGGCGCCAATAACGACGAATCACCCTGGCGTACACGAGATCACGAGCGCGCGCTGACACGCGGCACTATGCCGTTGGAAGGCGTGAGGATCGTCGACCTGACCGCCTTCTGGGCCGGACCCGCGGCGACCCACCTGCTGGCGGCCTTCGGCGCCGAGGTGATCAAGGTCGAGTCGATCCAGCGCCCCGACGGGATTCGGTACTCCGGCGGGATGCGCAAAGACGTGGACGACTGGTGGGAGTACGGCTGGGTATTCCACGCGATGAACACCAACAAGCGCTCGGTCACTTTGGATTTGGGTTGCGACGAGGGCCGACGTCTGTTCAAGAAACTGGCGGCCGGCGCCGACGTCGTGATCGAGAACTTCTCACCGCGCGTGATGGACCAGTTCGGGCTCACCGCCGACGTGTTGCTCGAGGTCAATCCCAAACTCGTCGTCGCCCGCATGCCCGCGTTCGGGCTGGACGGCCCCTGGCGCGAACGAGTCGGATTCGCCCCCACGATGGAACAGCTCGCCGGGCTGGCCTGGGTGACCGGACTGCCGGATGCCCCGCCGGTGACGCCCCGCGGCGCCTGCGACCCGCTGGCCGGCGTGCACGCCGCTTTCGCGGTGCTGGCCGCGCTGAACTTCGCCGAACGCACCGGAACCGGTCAGCAGCTCGAGCTGCCGATGCTCGAAACGGTGCTGAACGCCACCGCGATACAGGCGATCGAATCCGAGGTCTTCGGAAAGACGTTGAGCCGCCGCGGCAATCGCGGTTTCGGCGGGTTGATCCAGAACCTCTACCGGTGCGCCGGCGATGACGACTGGATTGCGGTCACCGTGCGCGAGGACCCGCAGTGGTCGGCGCTCGTCGAAGTGATGGGGCGACCGGCCTGGTGTGACGAGGACCTGGCCACGGCCGCCGCCCGGCGCGAGCGCGCCGACGACATCGATCATCGGCTGCAGGAGTGGTTCGCCGGGCAGCCCTTGGAGTCGACGGTGGAGCGGTTGGCAAGCGCGGGTGTTCCCGCCGCGCCGGTGGTTTCGCCGTCGTTGGTGACCGAGAACCCCCAACTGCGCGACCGGGGTTTCTTCGAGACGCTGCAGCATTCGAGCATCGGGTCAGCCCTATACCCGCGCCCGCCGTTCGCATTGTTGTCCGGTCAGGACCGGTGGCTACTACGCCCGCCGCCGTTGTTGGGCGAGCACAATGGAGAAATACTGCGCGATCGGT
This window encodes:
- a CDS encoding CaiB/BaiF CoA-transferase family protein, which translates into the protein MQLSQGSDDRPTPLHELRVVEISDRIAGSYCGKLLVDVGAQVRKIEPPQGDWLRRYSASCSPVPDDQASPFYSYLNAGKRSMTFAPGSARFRAELAAADVIILTAGPAGASALGVDPRELLADAPRAVVVTISDFGWTGRYADRAASEFTLQAWAGSPGFRGDPAGPPISIGGDLGEYMGGVFAAFGALAVRRRVEHGGPGEHLDLSMLEAMTLMQSSEWLHSQLLRVPPISRTTEVPSIEPAKDGYVGITMVTGQQWLDFLAMVECPQLEEIEQLRFQIGRWGYRDLIREQIGPWLAQRTVAEVVELGQLFRLPIAALGNGATIREMEYATERRVFRPNPAGFHQPRPPWLMSACAAPPVGDTVAPGANNDESPWRTRDHERALTRGTMPLEGVRIVDLTAFWAGPAATHLLAAFGAEVIKVESIQRPDGIRYSGGMRKDVDDWWEYGWVFHAMNTNKRSVTLDLGCDEGRRLFKKLAAGADVVIENFSPRVMDQFGLTADVLLEVNPKLVVARMPAFGLDGPWRERVGFAPTMEQLAGLAWVTGLPDAPPVTPRGACDPLAGVHAAFAVLAALNFAERTGTGQQLELPMLETVLNATAIQAIESEVFGKTLSRRGNRGFGGLIQNLYRCAGDDDWIAVTVREDPQWSALVEVMGRPAWCDEDLATAAARRERADDIDHRLQEWFAGQPLESTVERLASAGVPAAPVVSPSLVTENPQLRDRGFFETLQHSSIGSALYPRPPFALLSGQDRWLLRPPPLLGEHNGEILRDRCGLTDEELANLAASGVIGTRPKGL